A genomic segment from Cyprinus carpio isolate SPL01 chromosome A4, ASM1834038v1, whole genome shotgun sequence encodes:
- the LOC109083123 gene encoding poly(U)-specific endoribonuclease-C-like isoform X1, with amino-acid sequence MARGHGINQELSDVLNELWKLDVNRMKPGKDYKINLQGKAGFVAEGRNNARDSARAPLFAYINENKLKSIATYTHFINLLDNYEMSTGVAEHVTKEELQENHLFLDAVLKTEVMKCAHRYLIRKGRAKSDPAQFKSQLYDIWFKLYRRSKSGGEDSCGFEHVFVGETKHGKEIMGLHNWVQFYHKEKHNHVDYKGYNARKNKDTPDEDDHILNLQFSWNGLVKPVSSCFIGVSPEFEVALFTIVFLLSDGHVTNVTVKVDEYLLEIVVYRFGHAIGTSYPKMISSNNRDF; translated from the exons ATGGcaagagg TCACGGCATCAATCAGGAGCTCTCAGATGTGCTGAATGAACTGTGGAAGCTGGATGTGAACCGCATGAAACCTGGAAAAGACTATAAAATCAACCTACAG GGGAAGGCTGGCTTTGTAGCTGAGGGCCGTAATAATGCCAGGGACAGCGCTAGAGCTCCTCTCTTCGCCTATATCAATGAAAACAAGCTCAAAAGCATTGCTACTTACACCC ACTTCATAAATCTGCTAGACAATTATGAGATGTCTACAGGAGTGGCCGAGCATGTGACAAAAGAGGAGCTTCAGGAAAACCATCTTTTCCTGGATGCTGTTCTGAAGACAGAGGTCATGAAG TGTGCCCACAGGTATTTAATACGCAAAGGTCGAGCCAAGTCGGATCCAGCTCAGTTTAAGAGCCAGCTCTATGACATCTGGTTTAAGCTCTATCGCAGAAGCAAAAGTGGAGG TGAAGATTCATGTGGATTTGAGCATGTGTTTGTTGGTGAAACCAAACATGGTAAAGAGATCATGGGCCTCCACAACTGGGTCCAGTTTTACCATAAGGAGAAACACAATCATGTGGACTACAAAGGATACAACGCCAGAAAAAACAAAGACACg CCAGATGAGGACGATCACATCTTGAACCTGCAGTTCAGCTGGAATGGCCTGGTCAAGCCGGTGAGCAGTTGTTTCATTGGCGTCAGCCCAGAGTTTGAGGTGGCTCTTTTTACTATCGTCTTCCTTCTGTCTGATGGGCATGTGACCAATGTTACAGTAAAGGTGGATGAGTACCTGCTTGAGATTGTGGTGTACAGATTTGGGCACGCTATTGGGACTTCATACCCCAAAATGATCAGCAGCAACAACCGGGATTTCTAA
- the LOC109083123 gene encoding poly(U)-specific endoribonuclease-C-like isoform X2, whose protein sequence is MLGHGINQELSDVLNELWKLDVNRMKPGKDYKINLQGKAGFVAEGRNNARDSARAPLFAYINENKLKSIATYTHFINLLDNYEMSTGVAEHVTKEELQENHLFLDAVLKTEVMKCAHRYLIRKGRAKSDPAQFKSQLYDIWFKLYRRSKSGGEDSCGFEHVFVGETKHGKEIMGLHNWVQFYHKEKHNHVDYKGYNARKNKDTPDEDDHILNLQFSWNGLVKPVSSCFIGVSPEFEVALFTIVFLLSDGHVTNVTVKVDEYLLEIVVYRFGHAIGTSYPKMISSNNRDF, encoded by the exons atgttagG TCACGGCATCAATCAGGAGCTCTCAGATGTGCTGAATGAACTGTGGAAGCTGGATGTGAACCGCATGAAACCTGGAAAAGACTATAAAATCAACCTACAG GGGAAGGCTGGCTTTGTAGCTGAGGGCCGTAATAATGCCAGGGACAGCGCTAGAGCTCCTCTCTTCGCCTATATCAATGAAAACAAGCTCAAAAGCATTGCTACTTACACCC ACTTCATAAATCTGCTAGACAATTATGAGATGTCTACAGGAGTGGCCGAGCATGTGACAAAAGAGGAGCTTCAGGAAAACCATCTTTTCCTGGATGCTGTTCTGAAGACAGAGGTCATGAAG TGTGCCCACAGGTATTTAATACGCAAAGGTCGAGCCAAGTCGGATCCAGCTCAGTTTAAGAGCCAGCTCTATGACATCTGGTTTAAGCTCTATCGCAGAAGCAAAAGTGGAGG TGAAGATTCATGTGGATTTGAGCATGTGTTTGTTGGTGAAACCAAACATGGTAAAGAGATCATGGGCCTCCACAACTGGGTCCAGTTTTACCATAAGGAGAAACACAATCATGTGGACTACAAAGGATACAACGCCAGAAAAAACAAAGACACg CCAGATGAGGACGATCACATCTTGAACCTGCAGTTCAGCTGGAATGGCCTGGTCAAGCCGGTGAGCAGTTGTTTCATTGGCGTCAGCCCAGAGTTTGAGGTGGCTCTTTTTACTATCGTCTTCCTTCTGTCTGATGGGCATGTGACCAATGTTACAGTAAAGGTGGATGAGTACCTGCTTGAGATTGTGGTGTACAGATTTGGGCACGCTATTGGGACTTCATACCCCAAAATGATCAGCAGCAACAACCGGGATTTCTAA
- the LOC122141537 gene encoding troponin T, cardiac muscle-like, producing the protein MENISVHSGSLPPTVQYFLSDPLFPKALKSSTMCDTEEFVEEFEEEQEEVNEEQEEAAEEEVEEEVEEEEEEIEEEKEEDEQEAEEDTKPKPKMFVPNIIPPMLPDGEKVDFDDLHRKRVEKDFNELQSLIQLHFSTRQKEEDELVSLKNRIEHRRADRAEQQRIRAERDRERQARLAVERTRREEESAKLRAEEDAKKKKILSNKGYGGYLQKVDQKKGKRLTEREKKTKCLMERRKPLNIDHLNQEKLGEKALDLWKWLTQLHAEKFDLAEKLKRQKYDINVLRNRVSDHQRGAKTTKTTRKSWK; encoded by the coding sequence ATGGAGAACATCTCAGTCCATTCAGGATCTTTACCACCGACTGTACAGTACTTCCTCAGTGACCCACTCTTCCCAAAAGCACTCAAAAGTAGCACCATGTGTGACACagaggagtttgtggaggagtTCGAGGAGGAACAGGAGGAGGTGAACGAAGAGCAAGAGGAAGCAGCTGAAGAGGAGGTTGAAGAAGAGgttgaggaggaagaagaagaaatagaggaagagaaagaagaagatgAACAAGAGGCAGAGGAAGACACCAAACCCAAGCCTAAGATGTTTGTTCCCAACATTATACCACCAATGCTGCCTGATGGAGAGAAAGTGGACTTTGATGACCTCCACCGGAAGCGTGTGGAGAAAGACTTCAATGAATTGCAGAGTCTCATTCAGCTGCACTTCTCCACCAGGCAGAAGGAAGAGGATGAGCTTGTGTCTTTGAAGAACCGCATTGAGCATCGTCGGGCTGATCGTGCAGAGCAGCAACGCATCAGAGCAGAGCGTGATCGCGAGAGGCAGGCTCGCCTTGCTGTGGAAAGAACACGGCGTGAAGAGGAGTCTGCCAAACTGCGTGCCGAGGAGGACGCCAAGAAAAAGAAGATCCTTTCCAACAAGGGCTATGGTGGCTACCTGCAAAAGGTGGATCAGAAGAAGGGCAAGAGGTTGACAGAACGTGAGAAGAAGACCAAATGTCTGATGGAACGTCGCAAGCCGCTCAACATCGATCATCTCAACCAGGAGAAGCTGGGAGAGAAAGCCCTTGACCTTTGGAAGTGGCTCACTCAACTCCACGCTGAGAAGTTTGATCTGGCAGAGAAGCTAAAGAGGCAGAAGTACGACATCAACGTTCTGCGGAACCGTGTTAGTGACCATCAAAGAGGAGCTAAGACAACAAAGACCACCAGGAAGTCCTGGAAATAA
- the LOC109083123 gene encoding poly(U)-specific endoribonuclease-C-like isoform X3 has protein sequence MKPGKDYKINLQGKAGFVAEGRNNARDSARAPLFAYINENKLKSIATYTHFINLLDNYEMSTGVAEHVTKEELQENHLFLDAVLKTEVMKCAHRYLIRKGRAKSDPAQFKSQLYDIWFKLYRRSKSGGEDSCGFEHVFVGETKHGKEIMGLHNWVQFYHKEKHNHVDYKGYNARKNKDTPDEDDHILNLQFSWNGLVKPVSSCFIGVSPEFEVALFTIVFLLSDGHVTNVTVKVDEYLLEIVVYRFGHAIGTSYPKMISSNNRDF, from the exons ATGAAACCTGGAAAAGACTATAAAATCAACCTACAG GGGAAGGCTGGCTTTGTAGCTGAGGGCCGTAATAATGCCAGGGACAGCGCTAGAGCTCCTCTCTTCGCCTATATCAATGAAAACAAGCTCAAAAGCATTGCTACTTACACCC ACTTCATAAATCTGCTAGACAATTATGAGATGTCTACAGGAGTGGCCGAGCATGTGACAAAAGAGGAGCTTCAGGAAAACCATCTTTTCCTGGATGCTGTTCTGAAGACAGAGGTCATGAAG TGTGCCCACAGGTATTTAATACGCAAAGGTCGAGCCAAGTCGGATCCAGCTCAGTTTAAGAGCCAGCTCTATGACATCTGGTTTAAGCTCTATCGCAGAAGCAAAAGTGGAGG TGAAGATTCATGTGGATTTGAGCATGTGTTTGTTGGTGAAACCAAACATGGTAAAGAGATCATGGGCCTCCACAACTGGGTCCAGTTTTACCATAAGGAGAAACACAATCATGTGGACTACAAAGGATACAACGCCAGAAAAAACAAAGACACg CCAGATGAGGACGATCACATCTTGAACCTGCAGTTCAGCTGGAATGGCCTGGTCAAGCCGGTGAGCAGTTGTTTCATTGGCGTCAGCCCAGAGTTTGAGGTGGCTCTTTTTACTATCGTCTTCCTTCTGTCTGATGGGCATGTGACCAATGTTACAGTAAAGGTGGATGAGTACCTGCTTGAGATTGTGGTGTACAGATTTGGGCACGCTATTGGGACTTCATACCCCAAAATGATCAGCAGCAACAACCGGGATTTCTAA